The following are encoded together in the Bradyrhizobium sp. CCGUVB1N3 genome:
- the bioB gene encoding biotin synthase BioB, with product MDVAVGVDRNGSCELAQVGRKWKRSEAEALYGLPFAELMFRAQSVHRDNFDPNHVETASLLSIKTGGCPEDCGYCAQSAHYETGVKATRLMDCADVVAAAQRAKEAGATRFCMAAAWRTPKDRDLDRVCKMVSAVKDLGMETCVTLGMLTPKQAAQLSEAGLDFYNHNVDTSSEFYGRIITTRTLQDRIDTLEHVREAGIKICCGGIIGMGERVEDRLDMLVLLANLRKPPESVPINLWNEVKGVPVNDSAERPDPIALVRLVATARIMMPKSVVRLSAGRHAMTDELQALCFLAGANSIFIGDVLLTTKNPKADHDAKLLTRLGITSGLA from the coding sequence ATGGATGTTGCTGTTGGAGTTGACCGGAACGGAAGCTGCGAGCTCGCGCAGGTCGGCCGCAAATGGAAGCGTAGCGAGGCCGAAGCGCTCTATGGTCTGCCGTTCGCTGAGCTGATGTTTCGTGCGCAAAGCGTTCACCGCGATAACTTCGATCCAAATCACGTCGAAACAGCAAGTCTGCTCAGTATCAAGACGGGCGGCTGCCCGGAAGACTGCGGCTACTGCGCGCAGAGCGCGCACTACGAGACGGGGGTGAAAGCGACCCGCCTGATGGATTGCGCCGATGTGGTCGCCGCCGCGCAGCGTGCCAAGGAGGCTGGCGCAACCCGCTTCTGCATGGCTGCGGCCTGGCGCACTCCGAAAGACCGTGATCTCGATCGGGTCTGCAAGATGGTCAGCGCCGTCAAAGACCTTGGCATGGAAACCTGCGTCACACTCGGCATGCTGACACCGAAGCAGGCGGCACAGCTTTCCGAGGCGGGGCTGGACTTCTACAATCACAACGTCGACACCTCGTCTGAGTTCTACGGCAGGATCATCACAACCCGCACGCTGCAGGACCGAATTGACACGCTTGAGCACGTGCGCGAGGCCGGCATCAAGATCTGCTGTGGCGGCATTATCGGCATGGGCGAGCGCGTTGAGGACCGTCTCGACATGCTCGTCCTGCTCGCTAATCTCCGAAAACCTCCGGAAAGCGTGCCGATCAATCTTTGGAACGAGGTCAAGGGGGTTCCAGTCAATGACAGCGCGGAGCGTCCGGATCCGATCGCGCTCGTGCGTCTGGTCGCAACAGCCCGGATCATGATGCCGAAGAGCGTCGTGCGGTTGTCCGCCGGACGGCATGCCATGACCGACGAGTTGCAAGCGCTGTGCTTTTTGGCCGGTGCAAATTCAATTTTTATCGGGGACGTGCTGTTGACGACTAAAAATCCGAAAGCCGATCACGACGCAAAGTTGCTGACCAGGCTCGGCATCACATCCGGACTTGCCTGA
- a CDS encoding GntR family transcriptional regulator, producing MMSENRTTAGRIAESIGERIINGALQPDSPLRQDHVAREFNSSHVPVREAFRQLEAQHLVVSAPRRGVRVAPLDTNSVKEIAEMRAALEVVALRNAAPKLSSIHLARIELALIEGDNAKTIEEFEMANRAFHSALVAPCAMPRLLASLDELQLANSRLVFAMARTAGWRPRSNQDHRLILQALRSRNLDQACNLLARHIQTIERLALPTS from the coding sequence ATGATGAGTGAGAACAGGACGACTGCTGGACGCATCGCAGAGTCGATTGGTGAGCGCATTATCAACGGCGCTTTGCAGCCGGACTCGCCGCTCCGGCAGGATCATGTCGCACGGGAATTCAATTCGAGCCACGTCCCGGTGCGGGAGGCTTTTCGACAATTAGAGGCTCAACATCTTGTCGTGAGTGCACCTCGCCGCGGCGTGCGGGTCGCTCCGCTCGACACGAATTCGGTGAAAGAGATCGCCGAGATGCGTGCGGCGCTCGAGGTGGTCGCGCTACGCAATGCAGCCCCAAAGCTCTCATCGATCCATCTGGCACGCATTGAACTTGCCCTGATTGAGGGAGACAATGCCAAGACGATTGAGGAGTTTGAGATGGCCAACCGGGCCTTTCACTCCGCCCTGGTTGCGCCCTGTGCGATGCCGCGTCTGCTTGCAAGCCTCGACGAACTACAGCTTGCAAATTCTCGGCTGGTGTTCGCGATGGCGCGGACGGCAGGCTGGCGCCCACGGTCCAACCAAGATCACCGCCTGATTTTGCAGGCCCTGCGAAGTCGCAACCTTGATCAAGCCTGTAACCTGCTCGCGCGTCACATTCAAACCATTGAACGCCTGGCCCTTCCGACGTCCTGA
- a CDS encoding adenosylmethionine--8-amino-7-oxononanoate transaminase: MPKNKSPIWHPFTQHALQDEMTRIVRGNGAYLHTADGRRIIDAISSWWVVTHGHCHPYIVRAIQEQAAKLNQVIFAGHTHDPAEEVAARLLKCAPPGLEHVFFSDSGSACVEVALKMALGYWHNIGKQRIRIIVMQHSYHGDTVGGMSVGARGVFNEAYEPLLFDVTSVPFPATGREQDTLDALESACRNEIPAAFIVEPLILGAGGMLMYPAWVLREMKRICEASEVLFIADEVMTGWGRTGTLFACEQANVTPDIVCYSKGITGGALPLAVTLCRADIFDAHYSKDRTRTFFHSSSYTANPVACAAARANLDLWQDPETRQRVAAIGAMQEQAIEPFRGDARFGNVRQTGTITALDLKTNDAGYLADIGPKLHAFFKNRNLLLRPLGNTIYVMPPYCATAADLDEIYAGIWDAADALAGRNALRA, translated from the coding sequence ATGCCAAAGAATAAATCTCCGATCTGGCATCCGTTCACGCAACACGCTCTTCAAGACGAGATGACGAGAATTGTTCGGGGGAATGGTGCCTATCTCCATACCGCCGATGGTCGCCGTATCATCGATGCAATCTCATCCTGGTGGGTGGTGACGCATGGTCATTGTCATCCATATATCGTGCGCGCGATTCAGGAACAGGCGGCCAAGCTCAACCAGGTCATCTTTGCCGGGCATACCCATGATCCTGCGGAGGAAGTTGCGGCACGACTCTTGAAGTGCGCACCCCCTGGGCTTGAGCATGTCTTCTTTTCCGACAGCGGCTCAGCCTGCGTGGAAGTCGCGCTAAAAATGGCACTCGGCTATTGGCATAATATCGGCAAGCAGCGAATACGCATTATCGTGATGCAACATTCCTATCATGGCGACACGGTAGGCGGGATGTCAGTTGGTGCGCGGGGCGTGTTCAACGAGGCGTACGAGCCTTTGTTGTTTGACGTCACCTCAGTCCCGTTTCCCGCGACAGGTCGAGAGCAGGACACGCTCGACGCCCTTGAGTCTGCATGTCGAAACGAAATTCCGGCAGCCTTTATTGTGGAGCCTCTGATATTGGGGGCCGGCGGAATGCTGATGTATCCAGCCTGGGTGCTCAGAGAGATGAAACGGATCTGCGAGGCATCGGAGGTCCTGTTCATTGCCGACGAGGTCATGACGGGTTGGGGCCGCACTGGAACACTCTTCGCGTGTGAGCAGGCCAATGTCACACCCGATATCGTCTGTTATTCCAAGGGAATTACGGGCGGAGCGCTTCCCCTCGCGGTGACGCTCTGCCGAGCGGATATATTCGATGCCCACTATTCGAAGGATCGGACGCGCACGTTCTTTCATTCGAGCTCATATACCGCAAATCCCGTGGCCTGCGCGGCCGCAAGAGCCAACCTGGATCTTTGGCAAGATCCCGAAACCCGCCAACGCGTGGCGGCGATCGGCGCGATGCAAGAACAGGCAATTGAGCCATTCCGGGGCGATGCGCGCTTCGGAAACGTTCGTCAAACCGGCACCATTACAGCGCTCGATCTGAAGACGAACGATGCGGGCTATCTGGCGGACATCGGTCCGAAGCTTCACGCCTTCTTCAAGAATCGAAATCTGCTGCTACGGCCGCTCGGCAATACGATCTACGTGATGCCGCCGTACTGTGCGACAGCGGCGGATCTTGATGAAATCTATGCGGGCATCTGGGATGCCGCCGATGCGCTGGCTGGAAGGAACGCTCTGCGTGCATAG
- a CDS encoding Dabb family protein, which translates to MIRHIVLFTAKDEGHIDGIIEGLSVLTTIPHARRLEVARNCKSDQLGNDIDVIVYGEFDNEAELAAYKAHDLYQESIRRVRPLRELRYAADCNVSTDVRLLTRRAVSTGGD; encoded by the coding sequence ATGATTCGTCACATCGTTTTATTCACCGCCAAGGATGAGGGGCACATTGACGGGATAATCGAAGGCCTCTCGGTTCTCACGACTATCCCGCATGCACGCCGGCTCGAGGTTGCTCGCAATTGCAAGAGCGACCAGCTCGGAAACGACATCGACGTCATCGTCTATGGTGAATTCGACAACGAGGCGGAACTCGCAGCTTACAAAGCGCATGATCTATACCAGGAATCGATCAGGCGGGTACGCCCACTCCGCGAGCTGCGGTACGCGGCAGACTGCAATGTATCGACCGATGTGCGTTTGCTCACTCGCCGCGCTGTGTCCACTGGCGGAGACTAA
- the panD gene encoding aspartate 1-decarboxylase: MQITLMKGKIHRASVTEADLHYEGSISVDRTLREAAGFLVNERVEIYNIETGARFATYVIEAPQGSGIIGLNGAAARLALPGDKIIIVAYASFDEAEAKTFRPRVVLVDRENRISPV; encoded by the coding sequence ATGCAAATTACCTTGATGAAAGGCAAAATTCACCGCGCCTCGGTGACCGAAGCCGATCTGCACTATGAAGGCTCGATTTCAGTCGATCGTACACTGCGGGAGGCGGCAGGGTTCCTGGTCAACGAGCGCGTTGAAATCTACAACATCGAAACCGGAGCGCGCTTCGCCACCTATGTGATCGAGGCGCCGCAGGGGTCGGGCATCATAGGCCTGAATGGTGCGGCTGCGCGCCTGGCGCTACCCGGAGACAAAATTATCATCGTTGCATATGCCTCCTTTGACGAGGCGGAAGCAAAAACATTCAGACCGCGCGTTGTGTTGGTTGATCGAGAAAATCGAATATCGCCGGTTTGA
- the bioD gene encoding dethiobiotin synthase yields the protein MTPRIVVTGTDTGIGKTVFSAGLANLLGANYWKPIQAGLDGETDTETVARLGGLSADRILPERYRLRTPASPHYSAEVDGVRVEADSLDVPDTGRQPLVIEGAGGLMVPLTGDTLFIDVFERWRLPVVLCASTALGTINHSLLSIEALRKREIPILGMAFIGERNAETQTVIREMGRVRWLGRLPWLSPLTADTLQATFKTSFRADSFKLYAKE from the coding sequence ATGACTCCGCGGATCGTGGTAACGGGCACAGATACTGGAATCGGAAAGACGGTGTTTTCCGCGGGGCTCGCGAACCTTCTCGGCGCGAACTATTGGAAGCCGATTCAGGCCGGCCTCGATGGAGAGACCGACACCGAGACTGTCGCGCGGCTCGGCGGCTTGTCGGCCGACCGCATCTTGCCAGAGCGCTACCGCCTTCGAACACCAGCCTCGCCTCACTATTCGGCCGAGGTTGACGGAGTTCGCGTCGAGGCAGATTCGCTCGATGTGCCAGATACTGGTCGGCAGCCATTGGTTATCGAGGGCGCGGGCGGCCTCATGGTGCCGCTGACTGGCGATACACTTTTCATTGATGTGTTCGAGCGATGGCGTCTTCCAGTCGTGCTTTGCGCGAGCACGGCGCTGGGCACCATCAATCACTCACTGCTGTCGATAGAAGCGCTCCGAAAGCGTGAGATCCCCATTCTCGGGATGGCCTTCATTGGCGAAAGAAATGCCGAGACTCAGACCGTCATCCGCGAGATGGGCCGGGTGCGTTGGCTGGGACGATTGCCATGGCTCTCGCCCCTCACCGCGGACACGCTGCAGGCCACATTCAAAACCTCATTCCGGGCAGATAGTTTCAAGTTGTATGCCAAAGAATAA
- a CDS encoding IS1595 family transposase, giving the protein MDIFQRDDLPFPQSLPEFRRLFPDDAACAGYLEKVRWKDEFVCPHCGVSGSPFRFTNRPGVLRCRNCRKNTGLTVGTVMERSHTPLSVWFWAAYLVSSQTPGMSAAQFQRQIGLKRYETAFQILHKLRAGMVRPAHDRIGGRANEHVEVDETWVGGRTRGEGRGVHHKTLVAAATEVRQRVPGTKRDARRNGRYAGRIRLAVIPDRSAGSLCGFVEQAVAPGAKVVTDNWSGYADLTKLGYDHHAVAERSDPRVAEEHLPIVHLVFANLKTWLIGTHHGVSPQHLQAYLNEFTFRFNRRFYPFNAFRSLLGVAGEVTAPTYEALYSGEWRHPTCRNDG; this is encoded by the coding sequence ATGGATATTTTTCAGCGCGACGACCTGCCGTTCCCGCAGTCTCTGCCGGAGTTCCGGCGATTGTTCCCCGACGACGCGGCTTGCGCTGGCTACCTCGAAAAGGTCCGTTGGAAGGATGAGTTCGTTTGCCCTCATTGCGGAGTTTCCGGTTCACCATTCCGTTTCACCAACCGCCCCGGGGTCTTACGCTGCCGCAACTGCCGGAAGAATACAGGGCTAACTGTGGGCACGGTGATGGAGCGCTCGCATACGCCGCTCAGTGTTTGGTTCTGGGCAGCGTATCTTGTCTCTAGTCAAACGCCCGGCATGTCCGCCGCGCAGTTCCAGCGCCAGATTGGATTAAAGCGCTATGAGACGGCATTCCAGATCCTGCACAAGTTGCGCGCCGGTATGGTGCGGCCGGCCCATGACCGCATCGGTGGGCGCGCCAACGAGCATGTCGAAGTCGACGAAACTTGGGTTGGCGGACGCACGCGCGGCGAAGGCCGCGGCGTCCACCACAAGACGCTAGTTGCGGCCGCTACCGAAGTCCGTCAACGTGTACCGGGGACCAAACGCGACGCACGCAGGAACGGACGCTACGCCGGGCGGATCCGGCTCGCGGTCATTCCGGACCGTAGCGCCGGATCACTGTGCGGCTTTGTTGAACAAGCCGTCGCGCCTGGGGCGAAGGTCGTCACCGACAATTGGTCCGGGTACGCAGATCTCACCAAGCTTGGGTATGACCATCATGCGGTCGCGGAACGGAGTGATCCGCGAGTCGCCGAGGAGCACCTGCCGATAGTTCATCTGGTGTTCGCCAACTTGAAGACTTGGCTGATCGGCACCCACCACGGCGTCAGCCCGCAGCACCTGCAAGCCTACCTCAATGAGTTTACCTTCCGGTTCAATCGGCGATTCTATCCATTCAACGCCTTCCGATCTCTACTCGGCGTCGCCGGCGAAGTGACCGCGCCGACTTACGAAGCGCTTTATTCCGGCGAATGGCGTCACCCTACCTGTCGCAACGATGGGTGA
- a CDS encoding Fic family protein translates to MATYGEILITTKDDQAGSRQIRRRAQAGELRQIVERVYTSNLKDGLEAVVGRNIWYILPHLFPKTVVTSRTGAKMRPYQPEKGGKSYVFLTGPYSNRTVELPGMEIRLIEGPSALPGDSPMITAEFYSPSRPRSLLENLKPTRTRGGVQRNLSDAEFEDYLVTLFDSGGPDNFNKMRDEARKLAPQLSAEEEFKKLDRLMGGLLGTQKVRFASKAAEIRRAGADKNCCARLQELFAHLKSLSFPDRPVSQDQGVRQSNAFLEAYFSNFIEGTEFTVVEAKRIVFEGVAPINRPADGHDVIATYRLLTDERALTAVPADYQEFENMLRAHHALLMDARPEKQPGRFKTVNNKVSGISMVQPDLVVGTLKYGYDLLQGLTEPFARGVFLHCLIAEVHPFDDGNGRISRMHLASELLRGNQAQVIIPTVFRGDYIGGMRALTKRSEPGPITRACLRAQEVVSTIHEATVDGAIEAWARTNAFVREGQNARWENYDAATEIEWRDEVPATKDYWNAEDNPQGFLSPNAMGR, encoded by the coding sequence ATGGCGACCTACGGCGAGATCCTCATCACGACAAAAGACGACCAGGCCGGCAGCCGGCAGATCCGCAGGCGCGCCCAGGCCGGTGAACTTAGGCAAATCGTCGAGCGCGTCTATACGTCAAATCTGAAAGACGGTCTCGAAGCCGTCGTGGGGCGGAACATCTGGTACATCTTACCGCACCTGTTTCCCAAAACGGTGGTGACATCTCGCACCGGCGCAAAGATGCGACCATATCAGCCAGAGAAGGGCGGGAAATCTTACGTATTCCTCACAGGGCCATACTCCAACCGGACAGTCGAGCTTCCGGGCATGGAAATTCGACTAATCGAAGGGCCGTCGGCTCTGCCTGGCGACAGTCCAATGATCACCGCCGAGTTCTATTCACCGTCCCGCCCACGTTCTCTACTTGAGAACCTCAAACCCACGCGGACACGGGGCGGAGTGCAGCGAAATCTGAGCGATGCCGAATTCGAGGACTACCTAGTCACCCTGTTTGACTCGGGCGGGCCGGACAATTTCAACAAAATGCGCGACGAAGCGAGGAAGCTCGCACCTCAGCTTAGCGCTGAGGAAGAGTTCAAGAAGCTCGACCGCCTGATGGGCGGTTTGCTCGGAACGCAAAAAGTGCGCTTCGCGAGCAAGGCTGCGGAAATTAGACGGGCGGGCGCCGACAAAAACTGCTGCGCCCGACTGCAGGAGCTGTTCGCGCACCTCAAGTCGCTATCTTTTCCTGATCGGCCCGTATCCCAGGACCAGGGGGTGAGACAGTCGAACGCGTTCCTCGAGGCCTACTTTTCCAACTTCATCGAAGGCACCGAATTTACGGTGGTAGAGGCGAAGCGCATCGTCTTCGAAGGCGTCGCGCCTATCAACCGTCCCGCGGACGGGCACGACGTGATCGCAACGTACCGGCTACTCACCGACGAACGCGCACTGACGGCGGTGCCTGCTGACTATCAGGAGTTCGAGAACATGCTGAGGGCGCATCACGCGCTCTTGATGGACGCCCGTCCCGAAAAGCAGCCTGGCAGGTTCAAGACAGTCAACAACAAGGTCAGCGGGATCTCAATGGTCCAGCCCGACCTGGTCGTTGGCACGCTGAAGTACGGCTACGATCTCCTGCAGGGGCTCACCGAACCTTTCGCACGTGGCGTCTTCCTCCATTGTCTGATCGCGGAAGTGCATCCGTTCGATGACGGCAACGGACGCATATCGCGCATGCACCTCGCTTCAGAACTTTTGAGAGGTAACCAGGCGCAAGTCATCATTCCGACCGTATTTCGCGGCGACTACATCGGAGGCATGAGGGCGCTCACGAAGCGAAGCGAACCAGGGCCCATCACGCGCGCGTGCTTGCGCGCGCAGGAGGTAGTCTCAACCATACATGAGGCCACAGTGGACGGCGCCATTGAGGCCTGGGCGAGGACGAACGCATTCGTGAGAGAAGGACAGAACGCCAGATGGGAAAACTACGACGCCGCGACGGAGATTGAGTGGCGCGACGAAGTACCCGCCACAAAGGACTATTGGAACGCCGAGGATAACCCACAGGGTTTTCTTTCTCCGAATGCGATGGGCCGCTGA
- a CDS encoding 8-amino-7-oxononanoate synthase: protein MNSIHAGKAVRYISALNVLKEDHRLRSLNPRAGIDFTSNDYLALASAPRMKKAVLAAIEAGTPIGAGGSRLLRGNCEEHESLEAEAARFFGAETALFFGGGYVANFAVLTTVPQRGDLLVLDSLVHASIHEGARAGRADFRISAHNDPDSVENTIRDWRANGGVGRIWIVAESLYSMDGDFAPLQELVALADRHDAFLMVDEAHATGVYGEKGRGLTAPYEGRDNLLVVHTCGKALGAAGALVTASGVLRDFMVNRCRPFIFATAPSPLTAVAVREAILILQQEPERQQRLIDLVAFTHRQMKQRGWKSPSVSQIVPFIVGDNAGAMRLASALQARGFDIRGIRPPTVPAGTARLRVSLTLNVLEDDVCSMLDALAEETKGELR, encoded by the coding sequence ATGAATTCAATCCACGCGGGAAAAGCTGTCCGATATATCTCGGCGTTGAACGTCCTGAAAGAAGATCACCGGTTGCGTAGCCTCAATCCGCGTGCAGGAATCGATTTCACGTCGAACGACTATCTGGCGCTCGCGAGCGCGCCGCGCATGAAGAAGGCTGTGTTGGCGGCGATCGAGGCCGGCACACCGATCGGAGCCGGCGGGTCGCGGCTCCTGCGCGGCAATTGCGAGGAGCACGAAAGCCTGGAAGCTGAAGCTGCCAGGTTCTTTGGGGCCGAGACAGCGCTCTTCTTTGGCGGCGGCTATGTCGCAAATTTTGCGGTCCTGACAACTGTGCCGCAGAGGGGCGATCTGCTCGTTCTCGATTCTCTGGTGCACGCGAGCATTCATGAAGGCGCGCGGGCAGGCCGCGCGGACTTTCGGATAAGCGCACATAACGACCCAGATTCGGTCGAAAACACGATTCGTGATTGGCGGGCAAATGGCGGAGTGGGTCGAATCTGGATCGTTGCCGAAAGTCTCTACAGCATGGACGGCGATTTTGCGCCGCTCCAAGAGCTGGTTGCGCTCGCCGACCGGCATGATGCGTTCCTTATGGTGGATGAGGCCCATGCCACAGGTGTTTACGGCGAGAAGGGGCGGGGGCTGACCGCGCCTTACGAGGGGCGAGATAATCTCCTGGTCGTTCATACTTGCGGCAAGGCGCTGGGCGCTGCGGGGGCGCTCGTTACTGCGTCCGGCGTCCTGCGAGACTTCATGGTCAATCGGTGCCGTCCATTCATCTTCGCCACCGCCCCCTCGCCATTGACGGCCGTCGCCGTACGAGAGGCGATTCTGATCCTCCAGCAGGAACCCGAGCGTCAGCAGCGTCTCATCGACTTGGTCGCATTCACACATCGGCAGATGAAACAGCGCGGTTGGAAAAGTCCTTCGGTCTCGCAGATCGTACCGTTCATCGTAGGCGATAACGCAGGTGCGATGCGGCTTGCCTCGGCGCTGCAGGCTCGCGGCTTTGACATCCGCGGCATCCGGCCGCCAACCGTGCCGGCGGGCACGGCCCGTTTGCGAGTGTCGCTAACGCTCAACGTCCTCGAAGACGACGTATGCTCAATGCTCGATGCCTTGGCCGAGGAGACAAAAGGTGAACTTCGATGA
- a CDS encoding Fic family protein gives MPSLHEKLAQSLTELKNLSNGGKRRIFQSEELSRTHRERLLGAGFLKEIIKGWVLMTRLEEGSGDSTSWYSSFWEFCRTYCDERFKSDWVLSAESSIPLLAANLNIPKQVVIAAPSANNQTQALLHGTSLYLYKVRQLPVTPIETAGVRTFPAPEAICAGAPIFWQTQKNDLIAVLGSLRNVSPISKVLLEGGHAAVAGRIAGAYRLLGNARAADEIITTMTSAGHDVREDTDPFKASVPMQLPIRAAPPIMTRVRLMWAEMREKVLENFKIEPRRINDHDGYLTAIDERYTSDAYHSLSIEGYSVTEDLIEKVRTGNWDPDGSDGDRKQKDAMAAKGYWDAFQLVRASVVRVLNGEDAAEITDREHLNWYRALFQPSVQAGIIKPENLAGYRTHFVFIRNSGHTPVAWEAVPDAMEAFLDCLKEEKDPRVRAVLGHFIYTFIHPLPDGNGRTGRFLMNVMMASGGLPWTIIPVDRRDEYMKALESASVQGNIASFAAFLADCCRLEPPPPRRSRPGEVQAPAKLN, from the coding sequence ATGCCCTCCCTCCACGAAAAACTCGCTCAGTCCCTCACCGAACTGAAGAACCTCAGCAATGGTGGCAAGCGACGAATTTTCCAAAGTGAGGAGCTTTCGCGCACTCACCGCGAGCGGCTGCTGGGGGCCGGGTTCCTGAAGGAGATCATCAAGGGATGGGTCCTGATGACGCGCCTGGAGGAAGGGTCGGGCGACAGCACCTCCTGGTATTCGTCCTTCTGGGAGTTCTGCCGGACCTATTGCGACGAGCGCTTCAAGAGCGACTGGGTCCTCTCGGCGGAAAGTTCAATTCCCCTGCTGGCCGCAAATCTTAACATTCCCAAACAGGTGGTCATTGCGGCGCCGTCCGCCAATAACCAGACACAGGCCCTCCTCCACGGCACTTCTCTTTATCTTTACAAAGTGCGCCAACTTCCGGTGACGCCGATCGAGACCGCCGGCGTGCGGACCTTCCCGGCGCCAGAGGCTATCTGCGCTGGTGCGCCCATCTTCTGGCAGACCCAGAAGAACGACCTCATCGCCGTGCTCGGATCACTGAGGAATGTGAGCCCGATCTCGAAGGTTCTCCTTGAGGGCGGACATGCGGCCGTGGCGGGGCGGATTGCCGGGGCGTACCGACTGCTGGGCAATGCTCGAGCCGCCGACGAGATCATCACCACAATGACATCGGCCGGCCACGACGTCAGGGAAGACACCGATCCGTTCAAGGCATCGGTCCCGATGCAACTCCCCATCCGGGCCGCGCCGCCGATTATGACGCGGGTCCGCCTCATGTGGGCGGAAATGCGCGAGAAGGTGCTTGAGAATTTCAAGATCGAGCCGCGCCGCATCAACGATCACGACGGATATCTGACGGCAATCGATGAGCGGTACACCTCGGATGCATATCACTCGCTTTCCATCGAAGGCTATTCGGTCACCGAGGACCTGATCGAGAAGGTCAGGACCGGGAATTGGGATCCTGACGGCAGCGATGGAGACCGTAAGCAAAAGGATGCGATGGCCGCGAAGGGGTACTGGGATGCGTTCCAACTGGTCCGTGCCTCGGTGGTGCGCGTGCTCAACGGCGAGGATGCGGCCGAGATCACCGATCGGGAGCACCTCAACTGGTACCGGGCTCTCTTTCAGCCTTCAGTCCAGGCAGGCATCATCAAGCCCGAAAATCTTGCGGGCTACCGCACTCACTTCGTCTTCATCAGGAACTCCGGACATACGCCGGTCGCATGGGAAGCGGTGCCCGACGCCATGGAGGCCTTTCTGGACTGCCTGAAGGAAGAGAAGGATCCGCGCGTGAGAGCCGTCCTCGGACACTTCATCTACACCTTCATACATCCCCTTCCCGACGGTAACGGTCGAACAGGACGCTTTCTCATGAATGTCATGATGGCATCGGGAGGACTGCCTTGGACCATCATCCCCGTCGACAGACGCGACGAGTATATGAAGGCATTGGAGAGCGCGAGCGTACAAGGCAACATCGCTTCGTTCGCGGCATTCCTGGCAGATTGCTGCCGGCTTGAACCACCTCCTCCGCGACGGAGCCGTCCGGGAGAAGTCCAGGCACCGGCTAAACTCAACTAA
- a CDS encoding nucleotidyl transferase AbiEii/AbiGii toxin family protein — MVFTPRLDILPPAQRSLWPHLAEVPGYFVLYGGTAIALHLGHRQSVDFDFFSDADLDDGQKYNLLNEIAWLKGAPYCKTRRIR; from the coding sequence ATGGTGTTTACGCCGCGCCTCGACATTCTACCCCCTGCTCAACGCAGCCTATGGCCTCATCTCGCCGAAGTGCCTGGATACTTTGTTCTATATGGCGGTACGGCGATTGCGCTTCACCTCGGACATCGTCAATCCGTCGATTTCGACTTTTTTTCGGACGCTGATCTCGACGACGGACAAAAGTACAACCTGCTGAACGAAATCGCATGGCTCAAAGGCGCTCCGTATTGCAAAACGAGAAGGATACGTTGA